In one window of Desulforhabdus amnigena DNA:
- a CDS encoding basic amino acid ABC transporter substrate-binding protein, with protein MMKRVLLTLIAAVMLTSSVWAKTIVVAQDATWPPMEFMNDQKEIIGFDTDYVRAVAKEAGFDVVFKNVAWDGIFAGLDAGQYDAVCSSVTITEERKNAMDFGIPYFKVRQALVVPKESTAKTLEEMKGKTVGAQIGTTGYFAIKKIEGVTAKSYDEIGLAMEDLFSNRIDGVVCDDPVAAQYALQKAEYAAKLKIAAVLDTGDEYYGIAVKKGNKEVLDLINKGIAAVQAKGIDKELRAKWMGQ; from the coding sequence GGCGAAAACCATTGTCGTTGCACAGGATGCCACTTGGCCACCCATGGAATTCATGAACGACCAGAAAGAAATCATTGGCTTTGATACGGACTATGTTCGGGCTGTAGCCAAAGAAGCCGGTTTTGATGTGGTTTTCAAGAATGTGGCATGGGATGGTATATTTGCCGGCCTGGATGCGGGGCAGTATGACGCTGTTTGCTCGTCGGTCACCATTACCGAAGAGAGAAAGAATGCAATGGATTTTGGAATTCCCTACTTCAAAGTGCGTCAGGCTCTCGTCGTTCCCAAAGAATCCACTGCAAAGACCCTCGAAGAAATGAAAGGCAAAACCGTGGGCGCCCAGATCGGCACCACCGGCTACTTTGCCATCAAGAAAATCGAAGGGGTTACGGCCAAGTCTTATGACGAAATCGGGCTCGCCATGGAAGATTTGTTCAGCAACCGCATAGACGGTGTGGTCTGCGACGATCCCGTAGCAGCCCAGTATGCTCTTCAGAAGGCAGAGTATGCGGCAAAACTGAAAATAGCCGCCGTTCTGGATACCGGCGATGAGTATTATGGAATAGCCGTCAAAAAGGGAAACAAGGAAGTCCTCGACCTCATCAACAAAGGCATCGCAGCGGTACAGGCCAAAGGTATCGATAAGGAACTTCGCGCCAAATGGATGGGGCAATAG